A single genomic interval of Anopheles marshallii chromosome 2, idAnoMarsDA_429_01, whole genome shotgun sequence harbors:
- the LOC128707014 gene encoding leucine-rich repeat-containing protein 15-like, translating into MKSQLVGLLVLVVATVGAVSYCPNRCVCDDEKLHVTCGEGELDVLPIALNPSIGRLVIKFNRIKSIDSSIQFYTELTMLDLSYNHLLSIPERIFMYQKKLLQLHLNNNKLGAVTNRTFGGLDELRVLNLRGNFIDEIGSEMFRALPKLEELNLGQNRIATLHASAFDGLANLRVLYLDDNSISTIPTLSLTPLKGLAELYLGTNSLFRVLPGAFEGLTQLRRLDIHGSMLVNITSETFRGLENIRSLDISDNHLLKVPTVQLSGLKRLEDLTIGQNDFEVIPEGAFFGLSNLKSIDISGALNLRQIQSGAFSANPNLESITIASNKELQELDEGSFAGLPHIRKISLRDNKIATFHEELLPWKHLVAFDLTENPLVCDCNVLWLRNLLQRQNPETEEDAQIVCNGPDRLHGELLRELTADLLGCQHLQSKERAIFGAIIVASAASVTTLVLIVYRLRHRILDLLRRMGWGGSNKRATLHEEKDAEVQKTLGEVEYHQPHCNIYTYNYHPAYRNYQHPFGGQYTLPYPHYQSHSAASASGGHGAVTTATLQQQPHHIHQHSGPNSIVAVTGSYGGGQQPQPHHHHQQPPLPQTPKGTLSTSSSTTSSSTSSSALSSTGSTVSGVSAQTQSSTIYSPQYAHHIYEVPKNMADT; encoded by the coding sequence ATGAAGAGCCAACTGGTAGGACTATTGGTGCTGGTAGTGGCGACCGTTGGTGCGGTTTCGTACTGTCCCAACCGGTGCGTCTGTGACGACGAGAAGCTGCACGTGACGTGCGGCGAAGGTGAGCTGGATGTGCTCCCGATCGCGCTCAATCCCTCGATCGGCCGGCTGGTGATAAAGTTCAATCGCATCAAATCGATCGACTCGTCGATACAGTTCTACACCGAGCTGACGATGCTCGATCTGAGCTACAACCATCTGCTCAGCATCCCCGAGCGGATCTTCATGTACCAGAAGAAGCTGCTGCAGCTCCAtctgaacaacaacaagctcGGCGCTGTTACGAACCGCACGTTCGGCGGACTCGATGAGCTGCGGGTGTTGAATCTGCGCGGCAACTTTATCGATGAGATTGGTAGCGAGATGTTTCGAGCGCTACCGAAGCTGGAGGAACTGAACCTGGGTCAGAATCGTATTGCCACCCTGCACGCTAGTGCCTTCGATGGGTTGGCTAATCTGCGAGTGCTCTACTTGGACGACAACTCCATCAGCACCATCCCAACGCTCTCGCTAACACCGCTCAAGGGGTTGGCCGAACTGTATCTCGGCACCAACTCACTGTTCCGCGTGCTGCCGGGTGCTTTCGAGGGGCTCACGCAACTTCGCCGGCTAGACATTCACGGTTCGATGTTGGTTAACATCACCAGCGAAACGTTCCGCGGTTTGGAGAACATCCGCTCGCTAGACATCTCGGACAACCATCTACTGAAGGTGCCCACCGTGCAGTTGAGTGGGTTGAAGCGCCTCGAAGATCTCACCATCGGCCAGAATGACTTCGAAGTAATCCCCGAGGGTGCATTCTTTGGGCTGTCCAACCTAAAGTCGATCGACATCTCCGGTGCACTGAACCTGCGCCAGATCCAGTCGGGTGCATTTTCGGCCAATCCCAACCTGGAATCGATTACCATTGCATCTAACAAGGAGCTACAAGAGCTGGACGAGGGTTCCTTTGCGGGACTTCCGCACATCCGCAAGATATCGCTGCGTGACAACAAGATCGCCACCTTCCACGAGGAACTGCTGCCGTGGAAGCATTTGGTCGCGTTCGATCTCACCGAGAACCCGCTCGTTTGTGACTGCAATGTGCTGTGGTTGCGGAACTTGCTGCAGCGCCAAAATCCGGAAACCGAAGAAGACGCCCAAATTGTTTGCAACGGCCCGGACCGGCTGCATGGTGAGTTGCTGCGCGAGCTGACGGCGGATCTGCTCGGCTGCCAGCATCTGCAGTCGAAAGAGCGTGCCATTTTCGGTGCCATCATTGTTGCATCGGCCGCTAGCGTCACGACACTCGTGCTGATAGTGTACCGCCTGCGGCATCGCATCCTGGACCTACTCCGGCGGATGGGCTGGGGCGGAAGCAATAAGCGGGCCACACTGCACGAGGAAAAGGACGCCGAGGTGCAGAAAACGCTCGGCGAGGTGGAGTACCATCAGCCGCACTGTAACATCTACACGTACAACTACCACCCAGCGTACAGGAACTATCAGCATCCGTTCGGTGGGCAGTACACGCTACCGTATCCGCACTATCAGTCGCACAGTGCCGCTTCCGCCTCGGGTGGGCACGGGGCAGTGACGACGGCtacgctgcagcagcagccacaccACATCCACCAGCACTCGGGCCCGAACTCGATCGTAGCCGTAACCGGTAGCTACGGTGGTGGACAGCAACCCCAGccgcatcatcaccatcagcagccACCGCTGCCCCAAACTCCCAAGGGTACACTCAGCACCTCCTCGTCGACCACCTCCTCATCCACGTCCTCGTCGGCCCTTTCGTCGACCGGGTCGACCGTGTCCGGTGTGTCGGCCCAAACCCAATCCTCCACGATCTACTCACCGCAGTACGCGCACCACATATACGAGGTGCCAAAAAATATGGCCGACACCTAA